A segment of the Prochlorococcus marinus str. MIT 9215 genome:
ATGGATGGTCGCAAGCGAATCTTTAGTACTTGAGAATAATGATTATCAAGTAGTGAGAGATGTAGATCCAGGAGAAGCTGTTTTTATAAATTTTGATGGCGAGTTTTTCTCTAAGCAATGTTCTGAAAATCCAATGTTATTTCCCTGTGCTTTTGAATATGTTTACTTAGCTAGGCCAGATTCAATTATGAATGGAATTTCCGTTTATAAAGCTCGTTTAAAGATGGGAGATTATTTAGCAGAAACAATAAAAGAAACAATCAATACTGGAGATATTGATGTAGTTATGCCTATCCCTGATTCTTCTCGACCCGCGGCAATGCAAGTTGCGAGACAGTTAGGGATAGAATACAGGGAAGGCTTTTTTAAAAATAGATATGTTGGCAGAACATTCATAATGCCTGGTCAGCAGAAACGTAAGAAATCTGTAAGGCAAAAATTAAATGCTATGAGTACAGAGTTTAAAAATAAAAATGTATTAATTGTTGATGATTCTATAGTAAGAGGTACTACTTCAAAAGAAATTGTCCAGATGGCTAAAGATGCAGGAGCAAATAAAGTTTTTTTTACATCAGCAGCTCCTCCTGTTCGTTATCCTCACGTTTATGGTATTAATATGCCCAACAGAGATGAATTGATAGCACATAATAGGACAATAAGTGAAATTGCCGATAAACTTGAAATTGATAATCTTGTTTATCAAAGTGTTGAAAGTTTGCGTAAAGCTATAATAAGTGATACTCCTATTAAAGGTTTAGAGATGAGTTGTTTTACTGGCGATTATGTAACTGGAACAGTAAATCAAGAATACTTAAATTGGGTTGAAAATGAATATGAATCTTAGTCGAGAAACTTTTCAAGCCGGAAGCAATTCTCAAGGTATTCATCTTTATCAAATTTTAAAAAATCAATTAAAAAGTTTGATTTATTGGATTTGAAATTTAATTTATTTAGGTCCAATCTTGCAGATTTATTTTTATTAGTTTCAATATCAAGGTAATGGTTATTTGCCATTATTTTCAGGAAGTAATCGTTTTTAAGTTGGGTTTTTTCATTCAAATAACCCAACCTGTATTCATTCGAGCAGTAAATTTCATTACTATTTATGCAAAAGATTTTTCCTTGTTTAGATATTAAAAAAATATTTTCTCCATCATGGAATGTACAACAAGAAACGATTTTTTCAGTTGGCAAAAGTTTTGTAATTATTAATCCTTGTGATTGTTTAGAAGTTGGCGTTAAAAATTTATTTGATAAATTAAATTTAAAAATTCTTCCTATCGAAGTTAATATCATTAAATATTTGCTTTCATTAGAAATAAAAGAATCTATTGTTTTCAAATTATTTTTTAATTTTGTAATAGTGAAAGATCTATTACTTTTAATCATATCTTCATCAAATAAAACTTTTTTAAATCTTCCATCTGAATTTAAAATGCATAAATAATTTTTAGTTTCTTTTTTAATTGAATGAAAATTTATTATTTCATTAGCATGAATATTTCCAAGAATTTTATTATCTAATTTATAGTCTTTATTAATACTTGATTCCCAATCAATGTTAAATACTTTGCCTGTATTTGTGATCCCAATTAATTTTATATTTTTTTCAATATTACATATAAATTTTTGAATATTTTTATTATCTATAATTTTATTTACAACCTCAAATGATTTCTTGTAATTACCTAATATCATCCTTTTTAAATAAAGTCTATTGTCTATATATAATTTTGTTTTTTTATTTATAAAGTCTTCTAATATTTGATTATTAAGTGTTTCTAATTCTTCATTTTGATTTATATTTTTAATTACTTTTGTTTTTCTTAGAACATTATATTTTTTCTTTAAAATTAATAATTCTTCTACTAGTAATTCAAGTAATAATCCTCTTTCGTTTAGTAGTTTTTGAAAATAATTTTTCTTTTCTTTCAAATGTTTAATTTCATCATCAATTTTATTTTTCTCTAAATTTGTTAATTTTTTTAGCGGCATATCCAAAACTGAATTTGCTTGTTTTTCACTTAAGAAAAAGTTCTCAATTAATTTTGATCTTGCTTTTTCAGAATTTTCCGATTCTTCAATAATTCCGATAACTTTTTTTATGTTTTTTGTAGCTTTAGATAAACCTTCTGATATTTCTAGTTTATCAAGGGTGTTTTTTAGAAAATAAATAGTTCTTTTTCTAATTGTCTCTTCTCTAAATTCAAGAAAATAGTTGAGATATTCTTTCAGATTTAGTTGTTTAGGCTTGCCTTTAATCAAAGCTAAGAATATTGCGCCAAAGTTCGTTTGGAGAGTTGTTTGTTTATATAAATTAGAAATAACAAGTTCAGAGTTAGAATCTTTTTTTAGTTCTATTACAATTCTCATTCCATCTCTGTCACTCTCATCCCTAATATCAGAAATCCCAATAATTTTGCCTGAATTAACAAGTTCTGCGAGTTTTTCAATCCAACCTGCTTTATTAATTTGGTAAGGAAGTTCCGTAATGATTATTGCATTCTTTTTATGTTTCCCTTTGCCTAAATATACTTCTTCCATATTTACAACTCCTCTTATCGTTATAGATCCTTTTCCAGTTTCATAAAGTTCTTTTATGGCATGACTATAAATTAATTCTCCACCTGTAGGGAAATCAGGCCCTTTAATGATGTTAAAAAGTTTTTTATCACTTATATCTTTATTTTTTACTAAAGCAACTAAACCATCTACAATTTCCCCTAGGTTATGAGGGGGTATGTTTGTTGCCATGCCAACAGCTATACCTGAAGAGCCGTTTAACAATAAAAATGGAAGTTGGGCTGGAAGAATATCTGGTTCTTTTTGAGAACCATCAAAGTTATTTGAAAAGCTTACTGTTTCTGATCCGATTTCTTCAAGAAATCCTTTATGAGCTATCGGCGCTAGTCTGGTTTCAGTATATCTCATTGCTGCTGGTGGATCATTATCCACAGATCCAAAATTTCCATGACCTTCAAGAGTAGGATATTTAGTGGAAAAATTTTGTACTAGCCTTACTAACGCATCATATACTGCTTGATCTCCATGGGGATGGTACTTGCCAAGTACATCTCCCACAACTCGTGCGCACTTCCTAAATGGTCTGTCAGGTGTTAATCCTAATTCGTACATCGCAAATAGTATTCTTCTTTGCACAGGCTTAAGCCCATCTCTTGCGTCGGGTAGAGCACGGCCAACTATTACGCTCATTGCATACTCCAAATAAGAACGCTGCATTTCTTCTTGAAGTGAAATAGAAGTGATGTTTTTCTTATTCATTTGAGCGCAAAATTGAAAAAATATTGATTAACTAAATTAAGACTAATAGGTAAAAAAATATTTACCAGTATTGAAAATTAAGATGATTCAATTATTTTGGATTTTGCTAGTTTTACATCCTGTTTAAGTTGTTCATTTTGTAAAAGAATTTCTGTAGAGGCTTGTAATTTGTCCCCCCATAACTGTTCTTTTCTGTAATCATAATTTACATATTTAGGATCTTTAGCTAAAGCTTTTTTTGCTAGATGAATTGCTAACTTTGTATTATTAATTCTTATACATGAGGCGAGACCCAGTAATGGTTCAGCATTTTCTTGAATCGAGATTGCACTCTCAAAAAGTTTGATTGAAAGATTTACATTATTTTTCTCGAAATAAGCTAAACCTTGATTATTGATAGCTTGCCAGAAATCAGGTTTAATTTTTATAGATCTTTCAAACAATTTGATAGCCCTTAAGTAATTTTTTTCCATTAA
Coding sequences within it:
- the purF gene encoding amidophosphoribosyltransferase — protein: MCGIVGIVSSNDVNQQIYDSLLLLQHRGQDSTGIATMENTVFHIHKVKGQVNTAYRTRDMRNLIGKIGLGHVRYATKGSAESVEEAQPFYVNAPYGIVLIHNGNLTNTRDLEKQLFNVDKRHTNSSSDTEMLLNVFATELQEQIHNQELEPEIIFNAVKSLHKRIQGSYASIALISGHGLLAFRDPFGIRPLVIGKRLSLTTKKEEWMVASESLVLENNDYQVVRDVDPGEAVFINFDGEFFSKQCSENPMLFPCAFEYVYLARPDSIMNGISVYKARLKMGDYLAETIKETINTGDIDVVMPIPDSSRPAAMQVARQLGIEYREGFFKNRYVGRTFIMPGQQKRKKSVRQKLNAMSTEFKNKNVLIVDDSIVRGTTSKEIVQMAKDAGANKVFFTSAAPPVRYPHVYGINMPNRDELIAHNRTISEIADKLEIDNLVYQSVESLRKAIISDTPIKGLEMSCFTGDYVTGTVNQEYLNWVENEYES
- a CDS encoding DNA gyrase/topoisomerase IV subunit A, translated to MNKKNITSISLQEEMQRSYLEYAMSVIVGRALPDARDGLKPVQRRILFAMYELGLTPDRPFRKCARVVGDVLGKYHPHGDQAVYDALVRLVQNFSTKYPTLEGHGNFGSVDNDPPAAMRYTETRLAPIAHKGFLEEIGSETVSFSNNFDGSQKEPDILPAQLPFLLLNGSSGIAVGMATNIPPHNLGEIVDGLVALVKNKDISDKKLFNIIKGPDFPTGGELIYSHAIKELYETGKGSITIRGVVNMEEVYLGKGKHKKNAIIITELPYQINKAGWIEKLAELVNSGKIIGISDIRDESDRDGMRIVIELKKDSNSELVISNLYKQTTLQTNFGAIFLALIKGKPKQLNLKEYLNYFLEFREETIRKRTIYFLKNTLDKLEISEGLSKATKNIKKVIGIIEESENSEKARSKLIENFFLSEKQANSVLDMPLKKLTNLEKNKIDDEIKHLKEKKNYFQKLLNERGLLLELLVEELLILKKKYNVLRKTKVIKNINQNEELETLNNQILEDFINKKTKLYIDNRLYLKRMILGNYKKSFEVVNKIIDNKNIQKFICNIEKNIKLIGITNTGKVFNIDWESSINKDYKLDNKILGNIHANEIINFHSIKKETKNYLCILNSDGRFKKVLFDEDMIKSNRSFTITKLKNNLKTIDSFISNESKYLMILTSIGRIFKFNLSNKFLTPTSKQSQGLIITKLLPTEKIVSCCTFHDGENIFLISKQGKIFCINSNEIYCSNEYRLGYLNEKTQLKNDYFLKIMANNHYLDIETNKNKSARLDLNKLNFKSNKSNFLIDFLKFDKDEYLENCFRLEKFLD